In Dehalococcoidia bacterium, the genomic stretch TGCGGAGAACGCTGTGGGCGGGAGCCTGGAGGAGGCCATCGAGCGGGCCAAGTTCTACGCCGACGCCGGGGCCGATATGGTCTGGCCCGAGTTCGCCACCCCCGACCGGGGGCCGGTGGAGAAGTTCGCCGTGGAGTTCAAGAAGGCCTTCCCCGAGGTGCCCATGGGCTTCAACTACTCCTCCTCCTTCAAGTGGACGCGGGTGCAGAACCCCCTCACCTTCCGCGAACTGGGGGAGATGGGCTATAAGTACATCTTCATCACCCTGGGGGCCATTCACGCGGCGATGTACGCCGAGTGGAACTTCCTGAAGGACTTGGCCGAGAACCAGGAGCAGGCCCAGTTGCGCCTCCAGCGGATGAAGGAGGGCCACCCCACCGAGAACCACCACAAGATGGGGCGATTTGAATACTTCCAGCAGTTGGAGGAGAAATACCTCCCCAAGGCCTTCGTGGAGGAGCGCTACAGCCAGAGCCGCGGCTTCGGGGCCAAGCAGTTCAAACACGAAGGCGTGCTGGCCTAGCGGGCCCTGCGCGCCACGGGGCGCTGGGCACAAGCGGGGGCGGGTCTTCCCGCCCCCGTTTCTATTGCACCACCCAGGGCTCCTTCCCTGGCCCAGGGCGGAAGGGGCACTCCCGCGCCTCCAGAAACAGCTTGAGGCCTTGACTGCGCCGGATGGCCTCCAGGTTCTGCCCCTCAGCGTTTTCGGCTAGATCCAGAAGGGAGTGGCAGATGGCCGACACCAGGCTCCCATAGGCCACCGCCATTTCGCTCCCCAGGGCCTCCATCACCCCGTCCACCATGCGCTTGTTGAAGCGCACCCCCAAGGGAGGCACCAAAGCGATGCGCCGTGCCAGGGCCAGGGCCGCCTCCAGAGCCCCCTCGGGGCTGGGAAGCACCTCCAGCACCAGGCCGATCTCCTTGGCCTTTTGGGCGGTGATGATGTCCCCCGTAAAAATGAGGCGCTTGGCCCACATAGGCCCGATGCGCAGGGGAAGGATGCTGGCCACCATGGAGCCGTGGCGGATCTCGGGAGCGCCGAACTTGGCATCCTCGGCCGCCACCAGCATGTCCAGGGAGCAGGCCATCTCAAACCCCCAGCCCAGACACCAGCCGTGCACCGCTCCGATGGTGGGCTTGG encodes the following:
- a CDS encoding isocitrate lyase/PEP mutase family protein, with the translated sequence MPGMGRKFRDLLKSEPYVYTSGVYTPIQAKLAEMVGLKCVYMSGYSCAVGYLARADLGFPTMTEMTTWAKYIASVVRIPVIADADDGYGNALITMRTVEEYEKTGVAGIHIEDQRFPKRCGHLAGKIILPREEAIGKIRAAIDARSDPDFFIIARTDAENAVGGSLEEAIERAKFYADAGADMVWPEFATPDRGPVEKFAVEFKKAFPEVPMGFNYSSSFKWTRVQNPLTFRELGEMGYKYIFITLGAIHAAMYAEWNFLKDLAENQEQAQLRLQRMKEGHPTENHHKMGRFEYFQQLEEKYLPKAFVEERYSQSRGFGAKQFKHEGVLA
- a CDS encoding enoyl-CoA hydratase/isomerase family protein; translation: MERTTVLWERLPGRVGLLTLNRPERLNALSGQMWQEISATLREADRDPEVRAIVVRGAGRAFSAGADIGSGASPRNILEWYESEMESVPRHRIFRELTKPTIGAVHGWCLGWGFEMACSLDMLVAAEDAKFGAPEIRHGSMVASILPLRIGPMWAKRLIFTGDIITAQKAKEIGLVLEVLPSPEGALEAALALARRIALVPPLGVRFNKRMVDGVMEALGSEMAVAYGSLVSAICHSLLDLAENAEGQNLEAIRRSQGLKLFLEARECPFRPGPGKEPWVVQ